One window of the Candidatus Cloacimonadota bacterium genome contains the following:
- a CDS encoding AEC family transporter — protein sequence MPDFLIKIIPIILIFFLGYFLKRIKLFGKETADIFLKFIFYVSMPALVFHSVSQIWLSIKFIYLPFIAFTVFFVIYFITSFIGKKLELSQKTLGTFILGSIIMNTGFSLPFIFSAFGEKGVATVAIFDFGNALLVLTFGYYIAMKYGKAENTKINYQKLFFLPPIWGLIFGLLFNLIKIPVPTIANNFLNQIGMLTIPLIMLSIGIYFSPRIKNLSRLLIVLFIRTGIGLLLGFVFASILNLQGVIKTIVIICSGAPVGYNTLVFSTLENLDKEFAANLVSVSILTGIVYIPVLIILF from the coding sequence ATGCCGGATTTCCTCATCAAAATCATCCCCATCATTCTCATCTTCTTTTTAGGATATTTCCTGAAAAGAATAAAACTATTCGGTAAAGAAACTGCCGATATTTTCCTGAAATTCATCTTTTATGTTTCTATGCCGGCATTGGTTTTTCATTCGGTTTCACAAATTTGGCTCTCAATCAAGTTTATTTATTTACCATTCATCGCATTTACTGTTTTCTTTGTCATTTATTTTATAACTTCTTTTATCGGGAAAAAACTCGAACTTTCGCAAAAAACTCTCGGAACTTTTATTCTCGGCTCGATAATCATGAATACAGGATTTTCGTTACCTTTCATTTTTTCTGCATTTGGAGAAAAAGGAGTAGCAACAGTTGCCATCTTCGATTTTGGAAATGCCTTACTTGTCCTGACTTTTGGTTATTATATTGCGATGAAATACGGAAAAGCAGAGAATACAAAAATAAATTATCAGAAATTGTTCTTCCTACCTCCTATTTGGGGATTGATCTTCGGATTGCTCTTTAATCTTATAAAAATACCTGTTCCAACAATCGCAAATAACTTCCTGAATCAAATTGGAATGCTGACAATTCCACTCATAATGCTTTCTATCGGAATTTATTTTTCACCACGAATTAAAAATTTATCTAGACTTCTAATTGTTCTTTTTATCCGAACCGGAATAGGATTACTTTTAGGATTTGTGTTTGCTTCAATACTAAATTTGCAGGGAGTTATTAAAACGATCGTGATAATCTGCAGCGGAGCTCCGGTCGGTTATAATACACTTGTCTTTTCAACTCTGGAAAATCTTGATAAAGAATTTGCCGCTAATCTGGTTTCAGTTTCGATTTTAA